Proteins encoded by one window of Simiduia curdlanivorans:
- a CDS encoding acetolactate synthase large subunit translates to MKASDLMVKCLEEEGIEYIFGVPGEENADFMMSLEKSEQIRFILTRHEQGAAFMAEIYGRLTGNPAGCLGTLGPGATNLITGVADSNMDRAPMLVLTGQGASTRLHKESHQVMDVVQMFKPVTKWATTIWHPENIPEIVRKAVRVCRTEKPGAVHIELPEDIAKLSIDKIPLPVRKFRRPVPDDKAIDRIYDRLKQAKRPIIIAGNGCIRRRASKQLRIFCEQTGIGVVSTFMAKGCVDMNAPYCLHTIGLGAKDIPACAVDAADMVICLGYDMVEYHPKLWNNDRTKAVIHIDFLPAEIDENYHPQLEAVGDLAHALWMLNERLKKESTPLSFDLSQQKTTRENMCTELAKHKDDKTEGSIRPQKVLWDVRKVMGPHDILLSDVGAHKMWIARHYQCHEPNTCLIPNGFCSMGFALPGALAAALVHPDRNILAICGDAGFMMNVQEMETARRLNLNLTVMVWADNAYGLIAWKQDNEFGRHTDLAFGNPDWMQLASAFDWRGHLVDKAEALENTLQQCFNEPGPSLLVIPIDYRENALLTQRLGELTCSI, encoded by the coding sequence ATGAAAGCTTCCGATCTGATGGTCAAATGTCTCGAAGAAGAAGGTATCGAATATATTTTTGGTGTCCCCGGCGAAGAAAATGCCGACTTTATGATGTCGCTCGAAAAATCTGAGCAAATCAGGTTCATCTTAACCCGGCACGAACAGGGAGCCGCCTTCATGGCCGAAATATACGGCCGCTTAACTGGCAACCCAGCTGGATGTTTAGGCACTTTGGGGCCAGGCGCCACCAATTTAATTACCGGCGTTGCCGACTCCAATATGGACAGAGCGCCCATGCTGGTGCTCACCGGCCAGGGTGCATCCACTCGGCTGCACAAAGAATCCCATCAGGTGATGGACGTGGTGCAAATGTTTAAGCCGGTAACTAAATGGGCAACAACCATTTGGCACCCGGAAAATATTCCAGAAATTGTGCGCAAGGCGGTGCGCGTTTGCCGCACCGAGAAACCCGGCGCTGTGCACATTGAATTACCAGAAGACATCGCCAAATTAAGCATCGATAAAATCCCCTTACCGGTGCGTAAATTTCGCCGCCCCGTGCCCGACGATAAAGCCATCGATCGCATTTACGATCGCTTAAAACAAGCCAAGCGCCCCATCATCATCGCAGGCAATGGCTGCATTCGCCGCCGCGCCAGCAAACAGCTGCGCATTTTCTGCGAACAAACCGGCATTGGCGTGGTGTCTACCTTTATGGCCAAAGGCTGTGTGGATATGAATGCGCCCTATTGCCTGCACACCATTGGCTTGGGTGCGAAAGACATACCCGCCTGCGCCGTAGACGCCGCCGACATGGTTATTTGCCTCGGCTACGACATGGTGGAATACCACCCAAAGCTGTGGAACAACGATCGCACCAAAGCGGTGATTCACATCGATTTCCTACCGGCCGAGATAGACGAAAACTATCACCCGCAGCTCGAGGCGGTGGGCGATTTGGCGCACGCCCTGTGGATGCTCAATGAGCGTTTGAAAAAAGAATCAACACCGCTCAGCTTCGATTTAAGCCAACAAAAAACCACGCGCGAAAACATGTGCACTGAGTTAGCTAAACACAAAGACGACAAAACCGAAGGCAGCATCAGGCCGCAAAAAGTGTTGTGGGATGTGCGTAAAGTGATGGGTCCGCACGATATTTTATTGAGCGATGTGGGCGCCCATAAAATGTGGATCGCGCGCCACTATCAATGCCATGAACCCAACACCTGCTTAATTCCCAATGGCTTTTGTTCTATGGGCTTTGCTCTACCCGGCGCACTGGCGGCGGCACTCGTGCACCCGGATAGAAATATTCTGGCCATTTGCGGCGATGCCGGATTCATGATGAACGTGCAAGAAATGGAAACCGCACGGCGGTTAAATTTAAATTTAACCGTCATGGTTTGGGCCGACAACGCCTATGGCTTGATCGCGTGGAAACAAGACAATGAATTCGGCCGGCATACAGATCTCGCCTTCGGCAACCCCGACTGGATGCAACTGGCGAGCGCCTTCGACTGGCGCGGTCACTTAGTGGATAAGGCCGAGGCGTTAGAAAACACCCTACAACAATGCTTCAACGAACCTGGGCCCAGCCTACTGGTCATTCCCATCGACTACCGGGAAAACGCCTTACTCACCCAACGCTTGGGCGAATTAACCTGCTCTATCTAG
- the putP gene encoding sodium/proline symporter PutP, producing MQIGELISLGLYFIVMIGIGLYAYRKTNKDVAGYMLGGRQLGPGVTALSAGASDMSGWILMGLPGAMYVSGISSSWIAFGLVLGAWLNYLVVAPRLRAYTELAQDAITIPDYFEKRFRDNSHTLRVLSAIVIIIFFTLYTSSGVVAGGKLFESSFGLSYYAGLYITAGVVVTYTLFGGFLAVSMTDFVQGCIMFVALILVPIVAFSEFDNLAELNATVASVDANLLGLFSGVTALGIISSMAWGLGYFGQPHIIVRFMAIRSLKDIPAARRIGMSWMLVTITGALIIGYIGVGFVAKTQSDFGDPETIFIFFAKLLFHPLISGFLLAAILAAIMSTISSQLLVSSSSLTEDFYKIFLRKEASQTELLLVGRISVVVVAGVAIALAYDRSSTILSLVSNAWAGFGAAFGPLIILSLFWRRMTRAGAIAGMVTGAVTVLLWLYAPITIDGASLGSYLYEIVPGFVLATIAVVLVSLATQPPSKELTDTFDAAKQAVNAV from the coding sequence ATGCAAATTGGCGAATTAATTTCTCTCGGTCTCTATTTTATTGTCATGATTGGCATCGGCCTCTACGCATACCGCAAAACCAATAAAGATGTGGCCGGCTACATGCTCGGCGGCCGCCAGCTAGGGCCTGGTGTTACCGCGCTTTCGGCCGGTGCTTCCGACATGAGCGGCTGGATACTCATGGGCTTACCCGGCGCCATGTACGTGTCCGGCATTTCCAGCAGCTGGATCGCCTTTGGTTTAGTGCTTGGCGCTTGGCTAAATTATTTGGTGGTTGCTCCTCGCCTGCGCGCCTATACCGAACTTGCGCAAGATGCGATAACCATTCCCGACTACTTTGAAAAACGCTTCCGCGATAATTCGCACACACTGCGTGTGCTATCTGCCATTGTGATTATTATTTTCTTCACCCTCTACACATCATCGGGCGTTGTAGCTGGCGGCAAACTATTCGAGAGTTCCTTTGGTTTAAGTTACTACGCCGGTCTTTACATCACTGCCGGCGTGGTTGTTACCTACACCTTGTTTGGCGGCTTTCTCGCGGTCAGCATGACCGACTTCGTGCAGGGCTGTATCATGTTTGTGGCGCTTATTCTTGTCCCTATTGTCGCCTTTAGTGAGTTCGATAATCTCGCCGAGCTCAATGCCACCGTCGCCAGCGTGGATGCAAATTTATTGGGGCTATTTAGCGGTGTAACCGCACTCGGCATTATTTCCAGTATGGCCTGGGGCTTGGGCTACTTCGGTCAACCCCACATCATCGTGCGCTTCATGGCCATTCGCTCACTCAAAGACATTCCCGCCGCCCGCCGCATTGGCATGAGCTGGATGCTGGTCACCATTACCGGCGCGTTGATCATCGGTTACATAGGCGTCGGCTTCGTGGCCAAAACCCAATCTGATTTTGGCGACCCAGAAACCATCTTTATCTTTTTCGCCAAACTATTATTTCATCCATTAATTAGCGGTTTCTTATTGGCAGCTATTTTAGCGGCCATTATGAGCACCATTTCTTCTCAGCTATTGGTATCGTCAAGCTCGCTGACCGAAGATTTTTATAAAATCTTTTTACGCAAAGAAGCCAGCCAAACAGAATTACTGTTAGTGGGCCGAATTTCCGTAGTAGTGGTTGCCGGTGTCGCCATCGCCCTGGCCTATGACCGGTCGAGCACCATCTTAAGCTTGGTTAGCAATGCCTGGGCCGGCTTTGGCGCCGCCTTCGGGCCGCTGATTATTTTGAGCTTATTCTGGCGCAGAATGACGCGGGCTGGGGCCATTGCGGGCATGGTAACCGGTGCGGTGACGGTGCTGCTGTGGCTCTACGCACCTATCACCATCGACGGTGCAAGCTTGGGCAGCTACCTGTATGAAATAGTCCCTGGTTTTGTTCTTGCGACTATCGCCGTGGTACTGGTAAGCCTTGCAACCCAGCCCCCCAGCAAAGAATTAACCGACACGTTCGATGCCGCGAAACAAGCGGTTAACGCCGTTTAG
- a CDS encoding globin: MPTKESRSADFNKLFNDSFERIMARGSEAFYQRFYEHFIAASPEVAKAFANTDMERQYDMLSLSLMQIMSFASDRRSNPYIEKIANIHARLSISSDLFGMWGRCLIATVREMDDHYDAHVELAWRVTIAPGLEFMRAYCELAE; this comes from the coding sequence ATGCCGACCAAAGAATCTCGATCAGCGGATTTTAATAAACTCTTTAACGACAGCTTTGAACGCATTATGGCGCGTGGCTCTGAGGCTTTTTATCAGCGTTTTTATGAGCACTTTATTGCTGCCTCGCCGGAGGTGGCTAAAGCCTTTGCCAATACGGATATGGAGCGGCAGTACGATATGCTGAGCTTATCGCTCATGCAGATTATGTCTTTCGCCTCCGATCGCCGTTCCAACCCCTATATCGAAAAAATTGCCAACATCCATGCGCGGCTCAGCATATCGAGTGATTTATTTGGTATGTGGGGGCGCTGTTTAATTGCCACCGTGCGGGAAATGGATGATCACTATGATGCCCATGTGGAATTGGCGTGGCGCGTGACCATTGCACCAGGCTTGGAGTTTATGCGCGCTTATTGCGAGCTTGCGGAATAG